From the genome of Malus domestica chromosome 04, GDT2T_hap1, one region includes:
- the LOC103433527 gene encoding uncharacterized protein — translation MAAAVKFICVLGFLAVFSIAMIERVDGASACGKASPDEEAAKLAPCADAAQDEKAAVSASCCQIVKRMGQNTSCLCAILLSDAAKSSGVKLEVAITIPKRCNLANRPVGYKCGGYTLP, via the coding sequence ATGGCAGCTGCAGTGAAATTTATTTGCGTGTTAGGGTTTCTTGCAGTTTTTAGCATTGCTATGATTGAAAGGGTTGATGGGGCAAGTGCTTGTGGAAAAGCTAGTCCAGACGAAGAGGCCGCCAAGCTTGCTCCTTGTGCAGATGCCGCACAAGATGAAAAGGCTGCTGTTTCCGCTAGTTGCTGTCAGATAGTCAAGAGGATGGGACAAAACACTAGCTGCCTCTGTGCCATCCTGCTTTCTGACGCCGCCAAGAGCTCTGGCGTCAAGCTTGAGGTTGCGATAACCATTCCTAAGCGCTGCAACTTAGCCAACCGCCCAGTCGGTTACAAGTGCGGAG